The following coding sequences are from one Sulfitobacter sp. HNIBRBA3233 window:
- a CDS encoding type II secretion system protein N, translating into MASDQDGTPTPEKVKELATTEAKLDRMALLGVFGSTSNPSALIRLPRGGTQRVDVGDSVNGRTVQAIGADRVVLSGFGGQMVISLPRG; encoded by the coding sequence ATGGCAAGCGATCAGGACGGCACACCGACCCCCGAAAAGGTCAAGGAACTGGCAACGACCGAAGCAAAGCTCGACCGGATGGCCCTGCTGGGCGTTTTCGGCAGCACGTCCAATCCCTCCGCGCTGATCCGGCTGCCAAGGGGCGGCACCCAGCGGGTAGACGTGGGCGACAGCGTCAACGGTCGCACCGTTCAGGCCATCGGCGCGGACCGGGTGGTGCTGTCGGGTTTCGGCGGCCAAATGGTCATCAGCCTGCCGCGGGGCTGA
- a CDS encoding SDR family NAD(P)-dependent oxidoreductase, whose translation MTHTALITGASRGLGAALAEALAPTHNIIAVARTVGALEELDDRIKAKGGAATLAPMDVTEAGAMATLCRGIHDRWGSLDLWLHTAIHAAPLTPTPHVDEKDLAKSLECNVTATARLITYVAPLLGQSGRAVFFEDPVAGQSFFGSYGATKDAQIALARSWQTESSRIGPKVDVLTPKPMPTATRARFYPGEDREALNDIHAEAARLLKEIGL comes from the coding sequence ATGACACATACCGCATTGATCACAGGCGCGTCGCGCGGCCTCGGTGCCGCGCTGGCCGAGGCGCTGGCCCCCACCCATAACATCATCGCCGTGGCCCGCACCGTCGGCGCGCTGGAAGAGCTTGACGACCGGATCAAGGCCAAGGGTGGCGCCGCGACGCTTGCCCCGATGGATGTGACCGAAGCGGGCGCCATGGCGACCCTGTGCCGCGGCATCCACGACCGTTGGGGCAGTCTCGACCTCTGGCTGCATACGGCGATCCACGCAGCACCGCTGACACCCACACCGCATGTCGACGAAAAGGATCTGGCGAAGTCGCTGGAGTGCAACGTGACTGCCACCGCGCGGCTGATCACCTATGTCGCCCCGCTTCTGGGGCAAAGCGGGCGGGCGGTGTTTTTCGAGGATCCGGTCGCCGGACAGAGTTTCTTTGGCAGCTACGGCGCCACGAAAGACGCCCAGATCGCCCTCGCCCGCAGTTGGCAGACGGAAAGCAGCCGCATTGGCCCGAAGGTCGATGTTCTGACACCGAAACCGATGCCGACGGCGACCCGCGCACGGTTCTATCCGGGCGAAGATCGCGAGGCGCTGAACGACATCCATGCAGAAGCAGCACGCCTGCTGAAAGAGATCGGTCTCTGA
- the radA gene encoding DNA repair protein RadA, protein MAKPVTTFTCANCGATYPKWSGRCDACGEWNTIQEDKGISAGPPSKSLGARRGSAMTLLDLATEEAPPERSMSGLSELDRVLGGGLVAASATLVGGDPGIGKSTLLLQAAAAFAARGLKVVYISGEEASAQVRMRARRLGLADAAVKLGAETNLRDILTTLDRERPDLAIIDSIQTMWADNVESAPGSVSQVRAASHELTSFAKRSGTSVVLVGHVTKDGQIAGPRVVEHMVDTVLYFEGERGHPFRILRSVKNRFGPADEIGVFEMTGRGLSEVANPSALFLSERGAPSPGSVVFAGIEGTRPVLCEIQALVAPSPHAQARRTVVGWDGGRLAMILAVLEARCGIPFAGLDVYLNVAGGMKISEPAADLAVAAALLSAREDTALPAETVVFGELSLSGALRPATQTENRLKEAQKLGFTSALAPRGGKSVGVDGITVRPMADLIGFVGEIFGAG, encoded by the coding sequence ATGGCAAAACCCGTCACGACATTCACCTGCGCCAATTGCGGCGCGACCTATCCCAAATGGTCCGGGCGCTGCGATGCCTGCGGTGAGTGGAACACGATCCAGGAAGACAAAGGCATCTCTGCCGGTCCGCCATCCAAGTCGCTGGGCGCCCGCCGCGGATCCGCGATGACCCTGCTCGACCTTGCGACGGAAGAAGCACCGCCCGAGCGCAGCATGTCCGGCCTGTCCGAACTCGACCGGGTTCTGGGCGGCGGGCTGGTCGCCGCTTCTGCCACCCTTGTGGGCGGCGATCCGGGCATCGGCAAATCCACCCTCTTGCTTCAGGCCGCCGCCGCTTTTGCCGCGCGGGGCCTGAAGGTCGTCTATATCTCGGGCGAGGAAGCGTCGGCGCAGGTGCGTATGCGCGCAAGGCGATTGGGCCTTGCGGATGCGGCTGTCAAACTCGGCGCCGAGACGAACCTGCGCGATATCCTGACCACGCTGGACCGCGAGCGTCCCGATCTGGCGATCATCGACTCGATCCAGACCATGTGGGCGGACAACGTCGAAAGCGCGCCGGGATCGGTCAGTCAGGTCCGCGCGGCCAGTCACGAACTGACCAGCTTCGCCAAGCGCAGCGGCACCTCGGTGGTGCTGGTGGGCCATGTCACCAAAGACGGCCAGATCGCGGGGCCGCGCGTGGTCGAACATATGGTCGACACCGTCCTTTATTTCGAAGGCGAACGCGGCCACCCTTTCCGCATCCTGCGATCGGTCAAGAACCGCTTCGGTCCTGCGGACGAGATCGGCGTTTTCGAGATGACGGGCCGGGGCCTGTCCGAAGTCGCGAACCCCTCTGCCTTGTTCTTGTCCGAACGCGGCGCGCCCAGCCCGGGATCGGTGGTTTTCGCCGGGATCGAGGGCACGCGTCCGGTCCTGTGCGAGATACAGGCGCTGGTTGCCCCCTCTCCGCATGCACAGGCCAGACGGACGGTTGTGGGATGGGATGGCGGCCGGCTGGCGATGATCCTTGCCGTTCTGGAAGCGCGCTGCGGCATCCCCTTTGCGGGTCTCGATGTCTATCTCAATGTTGCCGGCGGCATGAAGATCAGCGAACCTGCCGCCGATCTGGCCGTGGCGGCGGCGCTTCTCAGCGCACGCGAGGATACGGCCCTTCCGGCGGAAACTGTTGTTTTCGGGGAACTTAGCCTTTCGGGCGCGCTGCGGCCTGCAACACAGACCGAAAACAGGTTGAAAGAGGCGCAGAAACTTGGTTTTACAAGCGCACTCGCGCCCCGGGGTGGAAAATCCGTCGGCGTCGACGGCATTACGGTACGGCCCATGGCCGATCTGATCGGATTTGTTGGTGAAATTTTCGGCGCTGGCTAG
- a CDS encoding PAS domain-containing sensor histidine kinase encodes MSETDLFDLVDCVPTPVFVLHVRPDGPPVYAHYNAEALRRLRRPLSDFVGRSTSEAFGEEYGLAAEREQMQTIAEGKQRRYEFELPFGEEIRMVRTTLCPQYDKQGNLLRLIGHSEDVSSEWIANATQAKLQSIGSEVEQFVNMAAHDLRTPMRNVAMLTEMLRENFADMGDGKLRILDLLDKTANKAMTLISDVLAHANAVSHSDRSSLFDLADLVGDIHSILDPQHSHRVECSPLSLTAERTIFQIVLRNLIENAFKHGKSDNLHLCCRAVQAEGNMIEISLSDDGAGFTDPGIAFLETGDFRVDSGYGLLGVRRLIRARGGRISASNNHDSPGSTVCFTLPGSTLSAREGVIELPRARNHPTTGRHLDRRGA; translated from the coding sequence ATGTCGGAAACCGACCTGTTTGACCTTGTAGATTGTGTGCCGACGCCCGTCTTCGTGCTCCATGTCAGGCCGGACGGGCCACCGGTATATGCCCATTACAACGCCGAGGCCCTGCGCCGTCTGCGCAGGCCCCTCTCCGATTTCGTGGGCAGGTCGACCTCCGAAGCCTTCGGCGAGGAATACGGGCTGGCTGCCGAACGCGAACAGATGCAAACCATCGCGGAAGGCAAACAGCGGCGGTATGAATTCGAACTGCCTTTCGGCGAAGAAATCCGCATGGTGCGGACCACGCTGTGCCCGCAGTACGACAAGCAGGGCAATCTGCTGCGTCTCATCGGGCACTCCGAAGATGTCTCTTCCGAATGGATCGCCAATGCCACCCAGGCCAAGTTGCAGTCCATTGGATCCGAAGTCGAACAGTTCGTGAATATGGCAGCCCATGACTTGCGCACGCCGATGCGCAATGTCGCGATGCTGACCGAAATGCTGCGCGAGAATTTCGCCGATATGGGCGACGGCAAGCTCCGGATACTCGATCTGCTTGATAAGACGGCGAACAAGGCGATGACCCTGATCTCCGACGTTCTGGCCCATGCCAATGCCGTCAGCCATTCGGATCGGTCCTCGCTTTTCGATCTTGCCGATCTGGTAGGTGACATCCACAGCATCCTCGATCCGCAGCACAGCCATAGGGTGGAGTGCAGCCCGCTGTCGCTGACCGCCGAGAGGACGATCTTTCAGATCGTATTGCGGAACCTGATCGAAAACGCCTTCAAACACGGCAAGTCGGACAATCTGCACCTGTGCTGCCGCGCCGTACAGGCCGAGGGCAATATGATCGAGATATCGCTCAGCGATGATGGCGCCGGGTTTACCGACCCGGGGATCGCGTTTCTGGAAACCGGCGATTTCCGCGTGGACAGCGGCTACGGCCTCTTGGGCGTCAGGCGCCTGATCCGCGCCCGTGGCGGCCGGATCAGCGCAAGCAACAACCATGATTCCCCCGGCAGCACGGTCTGCTTCACCCTGCCCGGCAGCACCCTGTCGGCGCGTGAGGGCGTGATCGAACTGCCCCGCGCCCGCAATCATCCGACGACAGGCAGGCACCTGGACCGGCGCGGCGCCTGA
- a CDS encoding protein-L-isoaspartate(D-aspartate) O-methyltransferase, with amino-acid sequence MTDDLPQDSSAERKMQFLYALRSKGVTDRRVLEAMEWVDRGPFIRGIFAERAYEDMPLPIACGQTISQPSVVGLMTQALEVSPRDKVLEIGTGSGYQAAILSRLARRVYTVDRHQRLVREARGVFDALDLTNITAITADGSFGLPEQAPFDRIIVTAAAEDPPGPLLAQLKEGGVMVLPVGQSDAVQHLIRVRKTAQGLEYDEMRPVRFVPLLEGLGKDT; translated from the coding sequence ATGACCGACGATCTCCCGCAGGATTCGTCAGCGGAACGCAAGATGCAGTTCCTCTACGCCCTGCGATCCAAAGGGGTGACCGACCGGCGGGTGCTCGAAGCGATGGAGTGGGTCGACCGCGGCCCGTTCATCCGCGGTATTTTCGCCGAACGCGCCTACGAGGATATGCCGCTGCCCATCGCCTGCGGGCAGACCATCAGCCAGCCCTCGGTGGTGGGTCTGATGACGCAGGCACTGGAGGTCAGCCCGCGCGACAAGGTGCTCGAAATCGGGACCGGTTCGGGCTATCAGGCCGCGATCCTGTCGCGGCTGGCGCGCCGTGTCTATACCGTCGACCGCCACCAGCGCCTCGTCCGCGAGGCGCGCGGTGTTTTCGACGCGCTCGATCTGACCAACATCACCGCGATCACCGCCGACGGCAGCTTCGGACTGCCCGAACAGGCGCCGTTCGACCGCATCATCGTGACCGCCGCCGCCGAGGACCCCCCCGGCCCGCTGCTCGCGCAGCTCAAGGAAGGGGGCGTCATGGTGCTGCCCGTAGGTCAGTCGGACGCGGTTCAGCACCTCATCCGCGTGCGCAAGACGGCGCAGGGTCTGGAATACGATGAAATGCGCCCGGTCCGCTTTGTCCCGCTTCTCGAAGGGTTGGGCAAGGACACATAA
- a CDS encoding DNA repair protein: protein MQRAALVFFAACAAALTTATAMAALGLWNWIELPISYAGAPVENAGMYFQIFLTVLAAAICFFLPANARIMQLENSHRSFSVSMNDVARAYGAVHAADRGRTFQLSSEFDSVRERLAYLRDHPDLGSLEPAVLETAAQMSHVSRELADVYADEKIERARSFLKQRQEEIGQFNDRLEQAKAISTEMKHWLHEVELEESVAAAQLARLREEMNEIMPQLGRETTVALAPDAPSDNRADTLDPTMLDNSVYELPKAAE, encoded by the coding sequence ATGCAGCGCGCAGCACTGGTGTTTTTCGCGGCCTGTGCCGCAGCGCTGACGACCGCCACCGCGATGGCGGCACTGGGTCTTTGGAACTGGATCGAGCTCCCGATCAGCTATGCCGGGGCACCTGTTGAAAACGCAGGAATGTACTTTCAGATTTTCCTGACCGTTCTGGCCGCCGCGATCTGTTTTTTCCTGCCAGCCAATGCCCGCATCATGCAGCTGGAAAACTCGCACCGCAGCTTCTCTGTCTCGATGAACGATGTGGCCCGCGCCTACGGTGCCGTGCATGCCGCCGACCGGGGCCGCACCTTCCAGCTCAGTTCGGAATTCGACAGCGTGCGCGAACGTCTTGCCTATCTGCGCGATCATCCCGATCTGGGGTCGCTGGAACCCGCCGTGCTGGAAACTGCCGCCCAGATGAGCCACGTCAGCCGCGAACTGGCGGATGTCTACGCGGATGAGAAGATCGAGCGCGCGCGCAGCTTCCTCAAGCAGCGGCAGGAAGAAATCGGTCAGTTCAACGACCGGCTCGAACAGGCCAAGGCGATCTCGACAGAGATGAAGCATTGGCTGCATGAAGTAGAGCTTGAGGAAAGCGTCGCCGCGGCCCAGCTTGCCCGCCTGCGCGAGGAAATGAACGAGATCATGCCACAACTCGGTCGCGAGACCACGGTCGCCCTCGCGCCCGATGCGCCCTCGGACAATAGGGCAGACACCCTCGACCCGACCATGCTTGACAACTCGGTCTATGAATTGCCCAAGGCAGCCGAATAA
- a CDS encoding DUF1801 domain-containing protein, which yields MNDPFAATTALWPEAAQDRFRHLRAVILNAAAGMDAGEIAESLKWGEPAWRPKRLRQGSTLRAAWQVNSPRTLALFVDCKTTLAATMRDIYPDVFTYENNRALRFDLDAPVPADAVDHLARLTFAYHLKR from the coding sequence ATGAACGATCCCTTCGCCGCGACGACCGCTCTCTGGCCCGAGGCCGCACAGGACAGGTTCCGGCACCTGCGCGCGGTGATTCTAAACGCTGCGGCGGGCATGGACGCGGGCGAGATTGCAGAAAGCCTGAAGTGGGGCGAACCCGCCTGGCGGCCCAAACGCCTAAGGCAGGGCAGCACCCTGCGGGCCGCATGGCAGGTCAACTCGCCCCGGACACTTGCGCTTTTCGTCGATTGTAAAACCACGCTGGCGGCGACGATGCGCGACATCTATCCCGATGTATTCACCTATGAAAACAATCGTGCCCTGCGGTTCGATCTGGATGCGCCCGTGCCTGCCGATGCGGTCGACCACCTCGCCCGGCTGACCTTTGCGTATCACCTGAAACGCTGA
- a CDS encoding paraquat-inducible protein A, which translates to MTDPRRAAPRVLVIANLCLLALYPVAWFAPLVRAGLLPLFGLDEISVITGLQSLWQTDIFLALMVTVFALVAPCLKTLGLALLHFGLLDRRLEGPLWHLGRLAMADIFLIALFITVTKGIGIGRVEVAWGLYLFSFCILASLWISWKTAQSAKNQTIA; encoded by the coding sequence GTGACTGACCCGCGCCGCGCCGCGCCCCGTGTGCTTGTCATCGCCAATCTTTGCCTGCTGGCGCTCTATCCGGTTGCGTGGTTCGCACCGCTGGTGCGCGCGGGGCTGCTGCCGCTCTTCGGGCTCGACGAGATTTCGGTGATAACGGGGCTGCAATCGCTGTGGCAGACGGACATTTTTCTGGCGCTGATGGTCACCGTCTTCGCGCTGGTCGCCCCCTGCCTCAAGACGCTCGGCCTGGCGCTTTTGCACTTCGGCCTGCTGGACAGGCGGCTGGAAGGACCCCTGTGGCATCTGGGCCGTCTGGCCATGGCGGATATCTTCCTGATCGCGCTTTTCATCACGGTCACGAAGGGAATCGGCATCGGCCGTGTCGAGGTCGCGTGGGGCCTTTACCTTTTCAGTTTCTGCATACTGGCGTCGCTGTGGATCAGCTGGAAAACCGCACAATCCGCGAAAAATCAAACAATTGCATAA
- a CDS encoding histidine phosphatase family protein, whose protein sequence is MRRLILLLCLVAGPLWANDWDALKEPGAIAIMRHALAPGTGDPAEFTLGDCATQRNLSDRGRAQARRTGDALRAEGITFDTVLTSQWCRARETAELLDFGAPRDLPALNSFFRRFERREPQTADLLEALRQTEGRVMLVTHQVNISALIGTGARSGEIIVFRLVPDGVERLGSILIDP, encoded by the coding sequence ATGCGTAGACTTATCCTCCTCCTCTGCCTTGTTGCCGGCCCGCTTTGGGCCAACGATTGGGATGCGCTGAAAGAACCCGGTGCGATTGCGATCATGCGCCACGCACTGGCGCCCGGCACCGGCGATCCGGCGGAGTTCACGCTTGGTGATTGCGCCACCCAACGCAACCTCAGCGACAGAGGCCGTGCGCAGGCCCGCCGCACCGGCGACGCGCTGCGCGCCGAGGGGATTACCTTTGACACTGTGCTGACCAGCCAGTGGTGCCGCGCGCGCGAAACCGCAGAGCTGCTGGATTTCGGCGCGCCGCGCGATCTGCCTGCGCTGAACTCCTTCTTTCGCCGCTTCGAGCGCCGCGAACCGCAAACCGCCGACTTGCTGGAGGCGCTGCGGCAGACCGAAGGCCGCGTGATGCTGGTGACCCATCAGGTCAATATCTCTGCGCTGATCGGCACCGGCGCACGGTCGGGCGAGATCATCGTATTCCGGCTGGTGCCGGACGGGGTTGAGCGCCTTGGCAGCATCCTGATCGATCCGTGA
- a CDS encoding CvpA family protein, whose product MEGFTVIDGVVALVIVMSALLAYGRGFVRELMAIVGWIAAAVLAYLFAPQVEPLVRELPVVGEFLADSCELSIIGAFTLVLAITLVIVSLFTPLFSSLVQRSILGGFDQALGFIFGVARGILLVAIAFFVYSTVITGQQFTIVDESRSAVVFGQFTDDIQNSDPDQALGWITGKYEDLVASCSAS is encoded by the coding sequence ATGGAAGGGTTTACCGTCATTGACGGCGTTGTGGCGCTTGTGATCGTGATGTCAGCGCTGCTGGCCTACGGTCGCGGCTTCGTGCGCGAGCTGATGGCCATTGTCGGTTGGATCGCTGCCGCCGTGCTGGCCTATCTCTTCGCACCGCAGGTCGAACCTCTGGTCCGCGAACTGCCTGTCGTCGGAGAGTTCCTCGCAGACAGCTGCGAATTGTCGATCATCGGGGCGTTCACACTGGTCCTCGCGATCACGCTCGTGATCGTCTCGTTGTTCACGCCACTGTTTTCGTCGCTTGTGCAGCGTTCCATCCTCGGAGGCTTCGATCAGGCGCTCGGCTTTATCTTCGGCGTTGCGCGCGGCATCCTTCTGGTGGCCATCGCCTTCTTCGTTTATTCGACCGTCATCACCGGCCAGCAATTCACCATCGTCGACGAAAGCCGCTCTGCCGTTGTCTTCGGCCAATTCACCGACGACATCCAGAATTCCGATCCCGATCAGGCACTTGGCTGGATCACAGGCAAATACGAAGACCTCGTCGCAAGCTGCTCGGCCAGCTGA
- the surE gene encoding 5'/3'-nucleotidase SurE: protein MRILITNDDGINAPGLVTLSEIARKLAGPDGEVWTVAPAFEQSGVGHCINYTKPTLITQLEPRRYMIEGSPADCVLCAIYDPMKDTPPDLILSGVNRGNNAAENTLYSGTIGAAMEGALQGVPSIALSQFYGPGNRDLDDPFEAAAAYGVEVCQRILKQPARDANGYTVFWNVNFPPVAAAEVKGIRAAPQGRRTGVNFSTIPHTAPSGRRFLWISGGNQQIPPAAGTDAAVNLEGYVSVTPMRADLTAHDALPALTDIDT from the coding sequence ATGCGTATACTGATCACCAACGACGACGGCATCAACGCACCGGGGCTCGTCACCCTCTCCGAAATCGCGCGCAAGCTCGCCGGTCCGGATGGCGAGGTCTGGACCGTCGCACCCGCGTTTGAACAATCCGGCGTCGGCCACTGCATCAACTACACCAAACCCACGCTGATCACGCAGCTCGAACCGCGCCGCTACATGATCGAGGGCAGCCCGGCTGACTGCGTGCTCTGCGCGATCTACGATCCGATGAAGGACACCCCGCCGGATCTGATCCTCTCCGGCGTGAACCGTGGCAATAACGCTGCCGAGAATACGCTCTACTCCGGCACCATCGGTGCGGCGATGGAAGGCGCGCTTCAGGGGGTGCCGTCGATTGCCCTGTCGCAATTCTACGGCCCCGGAAATCGCGATCTCGACGACCCGTTCGAGGCCGCCGCGGCCTACGGCGTCGAGGTCTGCCAGCGGATCCTGAAGCAGCCCGCCCGTGACGCAAACGGATATACCGTGTTCTGGAACGTCAATTTCCCGCCCGTCGCGGCAGCAGAGGTCAAAGGCATCCGCGCCGCGCCGCAGGGGCGGCGCACGGGCGTGAATTTCTCGACCATTCCGCACACGGCGCCCAGCGGCCGGCGGTTCCTGTGGATTTCGGGCGGCAACCAGCAGATTCCGCCCGCTGCCGGCACCGATGCTGCGGTCAATCTGGAAGGCTATGTGTCGGTCACGCCGATGCGCGCCGATCTTACCGCCCACGACGCGCTGCCCGCGCTGACGGACATCGACACATGA
- the alr gene encoding alanine racemase, producing the protein MTTGTLTIDLDALAGNWRALAQIAQVETAAVVKADGYGLGAERVAARLAREGARAFFVAVAEEGTALRRALGPGPTISVFSGHMEGDAERIASADLTPMINSIDQMLRHVEALPGHPFGLQLDTGMNRLGMEPAEWSALRDIALAQNPTLIMSHLACADEFAHPMNDQQRRAFDEMTAGIDVPRSLAATGGTLLGPDFHYDLVRPGVGLYGGLPYVDARPVVTLDIPVVQVRDVLPGETVGYANAWTAQRPSRVATISAGYADGLIRAMGGDARLHHGDIAVPVIGRVSMDLITVDVTDLRETPQSLQLIGLHQSVDTVAGFAGTIGYEILTSLGARYHRVWRD; encoded by the coding sequence ATGACAACCGGCACACTCACCATTGATCTCGACGCCCTTGCGGGCAACTGGCGCGCGCTGGCGCAGATTGCGCAGGTGGAAACCGCCGCAGTCGTCAAGGCGGACGGCTACGGCCTCGGGGCGGAGCGCGTCGCCGCGCGTCTTGCCCGCGAGGGCGCGCGCGCGTTCTTTGTCGCCGTGGCGGAAGAAGGCACAGCGCTCAGGCGCGCGCTGGGACCGGGGCCGACGATTTCGGTCTTTTCGGGACATATGGAGGGGGATGCCGAGCGCATCGCCAGCGCCGACCTGACGCCGATGATCAATTCCATCGACCAGATGCTGCGCCATGTCGAAGCCCTGCCCGGCCACCCGTTCGGCCTGCAACTCGATACCGGCATGAACCGTCTGGGAATGGAGCCCGCCGAGTGGTCCGCCCTTCGCGACATCGCGCTGGCCCAGAACCCGACGCTTATCATGTCGCATCTGGCCTGCGCGGATGAGTTTGCCCATCCTATGAACGACCAGCAGCGCCGCGCCTTCGACGAGATGACAGCGGGCATCGACGTGCCCCGCTCGCTCGCGGCAACGGGCGGCACGCTGCTCGGACCCGATTTCCACTACGATCTTGTGCGCCCCGGTGTCGGCCTCTACGGCGGGCTGCCCTATGTGGATGCCCGTCCGGTGGTGACGCTGGATATTCCCGTCGTACAGGTGCGCGATGTTCTGCCCGGCGAAACGGTGGGCTATGCGAACGCGTGGACAGCGCAACGCCCCTCGCGGGTTGCGACGATATCGGCGGGCTATGCCGACGGTCTGATCCGCGCGATGGGCGGGGATGCGCGCCTGCACCACGGTGACATTGCCGTACCGGTGATCGGTCGCGTATCGATGGACCTCATCACAGTTGACGTGACGGATCTGCGCGAGACACCGCAAAGCCTGCAACTGATCGGGCTGCACCAGTCCGTCGACACTGTCGCGGGCTTTGCCGGGACCATCGGCTACGAGATCCTGACCAGCCTCGGCGCCAGATACCACCGCGTCTGGCGTGACTGA
- the purF gene encoding amidophosphoribosyltransferase has protein sequence MPPAHPFDDSYLNDGEDGDKLKEECGIFGVVGVADAANFVALGLHALQHRGQEAGGIVTYDDEAGFQSARRFGYVRDNFTSETIMKTLPGSLGIGHVRYSTAGTKGQTAIRDVQPFFGEFAMGGAAIAHNGNITNANSLRRELIERGSIFQSSSDSECIIHLMARSLQRNIPERMEDALRRVEGAFSVVAMTRTKLIGVRDPLGVRPLVLGRIGDGWALSSETCALDIIGAEFVREIKPGEMVVITEKGVESHFPFRPQPSKFCIFEHVYFSRPDSILGGRSVYETREAIGRELAIEAPVDADLVCPVPDSGTPAAIGYSLQSGIPYAMGIIRNQYMGRTFIEPTEQIRNMGVRLKLNVNRALIRGKRVILVDDSVVRGTTSRKIKEMILDAGAKEVHFRIASPPTSWPCFYGVDTPERDKLLAATMSEDEMRDHLGVDSLRFISLDGLYRAVGEAEGRKNDCPQYCDACFSGEYPVTPADKVEDGFVMKPAAE, from the coding sequence ATGCCCCCCGCCCATCCGTTCGACGACAGCTATCTGAACGATGGCGAGGACGGCGACAAACTCAAAGAGGAATGCGGCATTTTCGGTGTCGTCGGCGTTGCCGACGCAGCGAATTTCGTGGCCCTCGGCCTGCACGCGCTACAGCACCGCGGCCAGGAGGCAGGCGGCATCGTGACCTACGACGACGAGGCCGGTTTCCAGTCCGCGCGCCGGTTCGGCTATGTCCGCGACAACTTCACATCCGAGACGATCATGAAAACGCTGCCCGGTTCTCTCGGGATCGGGCATGTGCGCTACTCCACCGCCGGAACGAAGGGCCAGACCGCGATCCGCGATGTGCAGCCTTTCTTCGGCGAATTTGCCATGGGCGGTGCCGCGATCGCGCACAACGGCAACATCACCAATGCCAATTCCCTGCGCCGCGAGCTGATCGAGCGCGGGTCGATCTTCCAGTCCTCGTCGGACAGTGAATGCATCATCCACCTGATGGCACGCTCGTTGCAGCGCAATATCCCCGAACGGATGGAAGACGCCCTGCGCCGCGTCGAAGGCGCGTTTTCCGTCGTCGCCATGACCCGCACCAAGCTGATCGGCGTGCGCGATCCGCTGGGCGTGCGCCCACTGGTGCTGGGCCGCATCGGCGATGGCTGGGCACTCAGCTCGGAAACCTGTGCGCTGGATATCATCGGCGCCGAATTCGTCCGCGAGATCAAGCCGGGCGAGATGGTCGTGATTACCGAAAAAGGTGTCGAAAGCCATTTCCCCTTCCGCCCGCAACCGTCCAAGTTCTGTATCTTCGAGCATGTCTATTTCTCGCGCCCCGACAGCATTCTGGGCGGGCGTTCCGTCTATGAAACCCGTGAGGCGATCGGGCGTGAACTGGCCATCGAAGCGCCCGTCGACGCCGATCTGGTCTGCCCGGTGCCCGATTCCGGCACACCCGCGGCCATCGGCTACAGCCTGCAATCGGGGATTCCCTACGCCATGGGGATCATCCGGAACCAGTACATGGGTCGTACCTTTATCGAGCCGACCGAGCAGATCCGCAATATGGGTGTGCGCCTGAAACTCAACGTGAACCGCGCGCTGATCCGCGGCAAGCGCGTGATCCTCGTTGACGACAGCGTGGTGCGCGGCACGACCAGCCGCAAGATCAAGGAGATGATCCTCGACGCCGGCGCCAAGGAGGTGCACTTCCGAATCGCCTCCCCGCCCACGTCCTGGCCGTGTTTCTACGGCGTCGATACGCCCGAACGGGACAAGCTGCTGGCCGCTACCATGTCCGAGGACGAGATGCGAGACCATCTGGGGGTCGACAGCCTCAGGTTCATCTCGCTCGACGGGCTATACCGCGCGGTGGGCGAGGCCGAAGGCCGCAAGAACGACTGCCCGCAGTATTGCGACGCGTGTTTCTCGGGCGAATACCCCGTTACGCCCGCCGACAAGGTCGAAGACGGCTTCGTGATGAAGCCAGCGGCCGAGTAA